GAGTTTAAGGGTCGTTGTCCCATTGATAAAACTCATCGAAATCAGTGTAGGGCCTGccgattaaaaaaatgctttgatTGTTCAATGAACAAAGATGGTGAGTTGATAATTTCGTTTGAGTAATCAATTTCTTTCCAATTTTGCTTGCTATCCTGATTACCcccattgtttttttcttcttctccttacTGCTTAGCTGTTCAACATGAAAGAGGACCCAGGAAATCAAAGCTTCAAAAGGATTTAAATTCAGCCTTTCGAAACGGGAATCCTCTTCTAAGTCCCACATCCTTAAATAGTTCTTCACCAAGTAGTACAACACTCAACACCCTGAGCCAACCTTCCAACTTTGGTATTTCAGTCACTTCCTCTTCGAATCATCAACTTCATCCTCTTCCTCCTCCATTTCACTACTCTCATCATGGACATCATCTTCCATCGCTCCTTGAACCACCGAAACTATCTCCTTTCCTTTTTCCAGCGGCAGCGGCGGCTGCTGCCGCTGCCGCCGCCTGCTGGTTCCAACTTATTTCTCAACCCCCAACAACACTCAACACCACACCTCCTCCATCGAAACTGAGTCCTAGTTCTTCCTCCAGTTCAAGTTCATCCCCCATGAGCCATCATCCACTCATGTCCCCTCCAAACGTAATAAACAGCAACAGTGGTGTCAAAATGAGTCATCTTACTCCTCATCCCTTTTTCCCGCATCATCAAAGACCTGCACTCCTATCCCTACTCTCGGGGGAGAATAACAAAATCACAGAACTTTGGAAGTCTCCACCCCCACCGCTCCTATCGTCTTCTTCCATCCTTTCCATCCCTCCTGCCTCAGGAAGCGCCATCCTTCCTCCTCCGCCGCCCCTCTTCCCCTTCTTCCCGAGCAGTGTATCGAAGGAAGATGAAGAATCCGAGCATCCGCCCTCATCATTTTCTCCCACATGGCCCATGCTCCAAGAAACAACAGCCCGATTACTTTTCATGGCTGTTCGATGGGTTAAATGCCTTGCTCCGTTTCAAACCCTTTCTTCCAAGGATCAAGTAAGGATCTATAAAGCAGGAGAAAAATGTCCCTTacggttttatttttattatgttattccCTAGTTACTTCTCCTGCAAGAGTCATGGAAAGATTTATTTCTAATGCACTTATCCCAATGGGCCATTCCTTGGGATTTATCTAATCTATTATTGTCCAGACATGCGTCTCTTGTTGATCGCTCTGATGTTGAAGACCATGTTGTTGACATGGAAATTAAAACCGTTCAGGTACTTTTTAAAGTCTACAAATATTCATTGACCAACTATTTACCTTTTAGGAAATCATGTGTCGTTTTCGGCAGCTCTCCCCAGATGGCACAGAGTGTGGCTGTCTAAAAGCCATAGTACTTTTTAAGCCTGGTAAGGTGAAGAGTCTCCTCTAAGCAAATGTAACTGTTTAATACTATTTGTTTTTTACCTTAAAGAAACTGCCGGACTCAACGATTTCCACCCTGTAGAAATGCTTCAGGATCAAGCGCAATGCATCCTTGGTGACTATGTTCGCAATCGCTATTCACGACAGCCTACTC
The Lepeophtheirus salmonis chromosome 10, UVic_Lsal_1.4, whole genome shotgun sequence DNA segment above includes these coding regions:
- the LOC121125617 gene encoding LOW QUALITY PROTEIN: protein dissatisfaction (The sequence of the model RefSeq protein was modified relative to this genomic sequence to represent the inferred CDS: deleted 2 bases in 1 codon), whose product is MGTGDRLLDIPCKVCGDRSSGKHYGIYSCDGCSGFFKRSIHRQRIYTCKAQGEFKGRCPIDKTHRNQCRACRLKKCFDCSMNKDAVQHERGPRKSKLQKDLNSAFRNGNPLLSPTSLNSSSPSSTTLNTLSQPSNFGISVTSSSNHQLHPLPPPFHYSHHGHHLPSLLEPPKLSPFLFPAAAAAAAAAAACWFQLISQPPTTLNTTPPPSKLSPSSSSSSSSSPMSHHPLMSPPNVINSNSGVKMSHLTPHPFFPHHQRPALLSLLSGENNKITELWKSPPPPLLSSSSILSIPPASGSAILPPPPPLFPFFPSSVSKEDEESEHPPSSFSPTWPMLQETTARLLFMAVRWVKCLAPFQTLSSKDQLLLLQESWKDLFLMHLSQWAIPWDLSNLLLSRHASLVDRSDVEDHVVDMEIKTVQEIMCRFRQLSPDGTECGCLKAIVLFKPETAGLNDFHPVEMLQDQAQCILGDYVRNRYSRQPTRFGRLLLAIPLLRMIRANTIENFFFRETVGDTSVIRLIQDMYNADKHFILSTHLYNIITSHL